The following proteins are encoded in a genomic region of Mycobacterium sp. 155:
- a CDS encoding alpha/beta hydrolase family protein, whose protein sequence is MSLVTTLLSEAVQAPARRGVSLLHGWLPPTVWAVAAIVLVLAIGWRNRRWRLIWLPAAIVIGLILAGWTHWYIDTEGLAGDPAPDSLWIWVGLTGLAIAVAVFGWRGNRWWRRGASVVAVPLCLLSAGLALNLWVGYFPTVPAAWNELTAGPLPDETDLATVQGMRGKGAPEHGALVPVDIPADASGFKHRTELVYLPPAWFAANAPKFPVVMMIAGEFNTPSDWPRTGNAIATIDNFAAAHGGNAPVFVFVDVGGSFNNDTECVNGPRGNVADHLIKDVPPYLTGTFDVQKAGWGVVGWSMGGTCAVDLTVMHPELFSSFVDIAGDMGPNAGTKDQTIARVYGGDASQWPIYDPTTVINKHGPYQGVSGWFAISSDAPQQRRGGWGNPDAVGLGGQDAAGNPGDQTDAANSLCRLGRDNGITCAVVASPGKHDWPFAMDVFKASLPWLAGQVGTPGVAEVPLPGGVTGGAPAGIPLQAAHH, encoded by the coding sequence ATGTCTCTCGTGACGACCCTGTTGAGCGAGGCCGTTCAGGCGCCGGCGAGACGCGGCGTGTCGCTGCTGCACGGCTGGCTGCCGCCGACGGTATGGGCAGTGGCCGCCATCGTGTTGGTGCTGGCGATCGGTTGGCGAAACCGACGGTGGCGGCTGATCTGGCTGCCGGCGGCGATCGTGATCGGTCTCATCCTGGCCGGGTGGACCCACTGGTACATCGACACCGAGGGACTGGCCGGCGATCCCGCACCGGACTCGCTGTGGATTTGGGTGGGTCTGACCGGTCTGGCGATCGCGGTCGCGGTGTTCGGTTGGCGGGGCAACCGCTGGTGGCGCCGAGGGGCGTCCGTGGTCGCGGTGCCGCTGTGCCTGCTGAGCGCGGGGCTGGCCCTGAACCTCTGGGTCGGCTATTTCCCGACGGTCCCGGCGGCTTGGAACGAACTGACCGCCGGGCCGTTGCCCGACGAAACCGACCTCGCGACTGTTCAGGGGATGCGGGGCAAGGGTGCACCTGAGCACGGGGCACTCGTCCCGGTGGACATTCCTGCCGACGCGTCGGGGTTCAAACACCGCACCGAGTTGGTGTACCTGCCGCCGGCCTGGTTCGCCGCCAATGCCCCGAAGTTTCCGGTCGTGATGATGATCGCGGGTGAGTTCAACACCCCGTCCGACTGGCCGCGCACAGGCAACGCGATCGCCACGATCGACAACTTCGCCGCCGCGCACGGCGGCAACGCCCCGGTGTTCGTGTTCGTCGACGTCGGCGGTTCCTTCAACAACGACACCGAATGCGTCAACGGTCCGCGCGGCAACGTGGCGGATCACCTCATCAAAGACGTGCCCCCATATCTCACCGGCACGTTCGATGTGCAGAAGGCCGGTTGGGGTGTCGTCGGCTGGTCGATGGGCGGCACCTGCGCGGTGGATCTGACCGTGATGCATCCCGAGCTGTTCAGCTCCTTCGTCGACATCGCCGGGGACATGGGCCCCAATGCGGGCACCAAAGATCAGACCATCGCCAGGGTCTACGGCGGCGACGCCTCGCAGTGGCCGATCTACGACCCCACGACCGTGATCAACAAGCACGGGCCGTACCAAGGTGTTTCGGGCTGGTTCGCGATCTCCTCGGATGCGCCGCAACAACGGAGGGGCGGATGGGGCAATCCTGACGCGGTCGGCCTGGGCGGGCAGGACGCCGCAGGCAATCCGGGTGATCAGACCGACGCCGCCAATTCGCTGTGCCGGTTGGGCCGGGACAACGGCATCACCTGCGCTGTTGTCGCCAGCCCGGGCAAGCACGACTGGCCGTTCGCAATGGACGTGTTCAAGGCCTCACTGCCGTGGCTGGCGGGCCAGGTCGGCACGCCGGGCGTTGCCGAGGTGCCGCTGCCCGGAGGCGTTACGGGAGGGGCACCGGCAGGGATCCCGCTGCAGGCCGCGCACCACTGA
- a CDS encoding DNA repair helicase XPB translates to MSDGPLIVQSDKTVLLEIDHAQAGAARAAIAPFAELERAPEHVHTYRITPLALWNARAAGHDAEQVVDALVSFSRYAVPQPLLVDIVDTMSRYGRLQLVKHPAHGLTLVSLDRAVLEEVLRNKKIAPMLGARIDDDIVIVHASERGRVKQMLLKIGWPAEDLAGYVDGEAHPIALKQDGWELRDYQEMATDSFWAGGSGVVVLPCGAGKTLVGAAAMAKAGATTLILVTNTVAGRQWKRELVARTSLTEDEIGEYSGEKKEIRPVTIATYQVITRRSKGEYKNLEIFDSRDWGLIIYDEVHLLPAPVFRMTADLQSRRRLGLTATLIREDGREGDVFSLIGPKRYDAPWKDIEAQGWIAPAECIEVRVTMTDNERMIYATAEPDERYKLCSTAHTKIAVVRSILERHSGEQTLVIGAYLDQLEELGQELDAPVIQGSTKNSEREALFDAFRRGEISTLVVSKVANFSIDLPEASVAVQVSGTFGSRQEEAQRLGRLLRPKADGGGAVFYSVVSRDSLDAEYAAHRQRFLAEQGYGYIIKDADDLLGPTI, encoded by the coding sequence ATGAGTGACGGCCCGCTGATCGTGCAGTCCGACAAAACGGTGCTGTTGGAGATCGACCATGCCCAGGCCGGCGCGGCGCGCGCAGCCATCGCTCCGTTCGCCGAGCTGGAGCGCGCGCCCGAACACGTACACACCTACCGCATCACGCCGCTGGCGCTGTGGAACGCCCGCGCGGCCGGCCACGACGCCGAGCAGGTGGTCGACGCGCTGGTCTCGTTTTCCCGTTACGCCGTCCCCCAGCCGCTGCTGGTCGACATCGTCGACACCATGTCCCGCTACGGGCGGCTGCAGCTGGTCAAGCATCCGGCGCACGGGTTGACCCTGGTGAGCCTCGACCGGGCGGTGCTCGAGGAGGTGCTGCGCAACAAGAAGATCGCGCCCATGCTGGGTGCCCGCATCGACGATGACATCGTGATCGTGCACGCCAGTGAACGCGGCCGGGTCAAGCAGATGCTGCTCAAGATCGGCTGGCCCGCCGAGGACCTGGCCGGCTATGTCGACGGCGAGGCGCACCCGATCGCGCTAAAGCAGGACGGCTGGGAACTGCGCGACTACCAGGAGATGGCCACCGACTCGTTCTGGGCCGGCGGCTCGGGCGTCGTGGTGCTGCCGTGTGGCGCGGGTAAGACGCTGGTCGGTGCCGCGGCGATGGCCAAGGCCGGCGCGACGACGCTGATCCTGGTCACCAACACCGTGGCGGGCCGGCAGTGGAAGCGGGAGCTGGTCGCCCGCACCTCGCTGACCGAGGACGAGATTGGCGAGTACTCCGGAGAGAAGAAGGAGATCCGCCCGGTCACCATCGCGACATACCAGGTGATCACGCGGCGCAGCAAAGGTGAGTACAAGAACCTGGAGATCTTCGACAGCCGCGACTGGGGTCTGATCATCTACGACGAGGTCCACCTGTTGCCGGCCCCGGTGTTCCGGATGACCGCTGACCTGCAGTCTCGACGCCGTTTGGGATTGACCGCGACACTGATCCGCGAGGACGGCCGGGAGGGCGACGTGTTCTCGCTGATCGGGCCCAAGCGCTACGACGCGCCGTGGAAGGACATCGAAGCCCAGGGCTGGATCGCCCCGGCCGAGTGCATCGAGGTCCGGGTGACGATGACTGACAACGAGCGGATGATCTACGCGACCGCCGAGCCCGACGAACGCTACAAACTGTGCTCCACTGCGCACACCAAGATCGCGGTCGTGCGCTCGATCCTGGAACGTCACTCCGGCGAACAGACACTGGTCATCGGCGCGTACCTCGACCAGCTGGAGGAACTCGGGCAGGAGCTCGATGCGCCGGTGATCCAGGGGTCGACGAAGAACTCCGAACGTGAGGCGTTGTTCGACGCGTTCCGCCGCGGCGAGATCTCCACCCTGGTGGTGAGCAAGGTGGCGAACTTCTCCATCGATCTGCCGGAAGCGTCTGTGGCCGTTCAGGTTTCGGGAACCTTCGGATCGCGCCAGGAGGAGGCGCAGCGGCTGGGCCGACTGCTGCGGCCGAAGGCCGACGGCGGTGGTGCGGTGTTCTACTCCGTGGTTTCGCGCGATTCCCTGGACGCAGAATACGCCGCGCACCGACAGCGGTTCCTCGCCGAACAGGGCTACGGGTACATCATCAAAGACGCCGACGATCTGCTGGGGCCGACGATATAG
- a CDS encoding cupin domain-containing protein, which yields MEKISLTALARQQLTAARSANSGRSAHTVYGGHEHTLRQTLIALTEGSSLDEHESPGEATLQVIEGRVSLANAEASWEGSPGDHIVVPRSRHSLHALEDSVVLLTVVKAVGPHA from the coding sequence ATGGAGAAGATCTCACTCACCGCGCTCGCCCGTCAGCAGCTGACTGCGGCTCGATCGGCAAACAGCGGCCGCAGTGCACACACCGTGTACGGCGGCCATGAGCACACATTGCGCCAGACGCTCATCGCCCTCACCGAGGGCAGTTCTCTGGATGAGCATGAGAGCCCGGGTGAGGCCACTCTGCAGGTGATCGAGGGCCGGGTGTCGTTGGCGAATGCCGAGGCGAGCTGGGAAGGGTCGCCAGGTGATCACATTGTTGTTCCGCGCAGCAGGCACAGCTTGCATGCGCTCGAGGACTCCGTCGTGCTGCTGACGGTCGTGAAAGCGGTCGGCCCGCATGCGTGA
- a CDS encoding alcohol dehydrogenase catalytic domain-containing protein, which yields MATHRAVHVDTAGAPLRLADVETTSPPPGHVRIDVRACGVCGTDREFVNGSFPFMTWPLTPGHEIAGTVAELGSGVEEFGIGDGVAVGWFGGNCNHCAQCRRGQFMHCLNGQVPSWHYPGGYAQSVTVPATALARIPAGLSFTEAAPMGCAGVTTFQALRTSAAVAGDRVAVLGVGGLGHLGIQFSRAMGFETVAIARGADKAADAERFGAHHYIDSTAGDVSEALQRLGGVTVVLATAANSDAIGQTVGGLAPGGELIVIGVSGNPLPISPVQLITPALSVIGHPSGTASQIEDTMHFAVLNNIRAQVQECPLEDAASAYAAMAEGRARYRGVLTI from the coding sequence ATGGCCACGCACCGCGCAGTCCACGTCGATACCGCAGGGGCTCCTCTGCGATTGGCCGATGTCGAAACCACGTCCCCACCGCCCGGTCACGTACGCATCGACGTGCGGGCCTGCGGGGTATGCGGTACCGACCGGGAGTTCGTCAACGGCTCGTTCCCGTTCATGACGTGGCCGCTGACGCCCGGCCACGAGATCGCCGGCACCGTCGCCGAATTAGGTAGCGGTGTCGAGGAATTCGGTATCGGCGATGGGGTCGCCGTCGGCTGGTTCGGCGGCAACTGCAACCACTGTGCACAGTGCCGCAGGGGCCAGTTCATGCACTGTCTGAACGGGCAGGTCCCCAGCTGGCACTATCCGGGTGGCTACGCCCAGTCGGTGACCGTGCCGGCCACCGCGCTCGCCCGGATCCCCGCTGGACTCTCGTTCACCGAGGCGGCGCCGATGGGGTGTGCCGGGGTCACCACCTTCCAGGCGCTGCGGACCAGTGCAGCCGTCGCCGGAGACCGGGTTGCCGTCTTGGGAGTGGGCGGGCTGGGTCATCTCGGCATTCAGTTCTCGCGCGCCATGGGGTTCGAGACTGTCGCGATCGCCCGGGGTGCAGACAAGGCTGCCGACGCCGAGCGCTTCGGTGCGCACCACTACATCGACTCCACTGCCGGCGATGTCAGCGAGGCGCTGCAGCGGCTCGGCGGGGTCACCGTGGTGCTGGCCACCGCCGCGAACTCGGATGCGATCGGCCAGACGGTCGGCGGCCTGGCGCCGGGCGGCGAATTGATCGTGATCGGGGTGTCCGGCAATCCCCTTCCGATCAGCCCCGTTCAACTCATCACCCCGGCGCTCAGTGTCATCGGACACCCGTCGGGCACCGCCTCGCAGATCGAGGACACCATGCACTTCGCGGTGCTCAACAACATCCGTGCGCAGGTGCAGGAATGCCCGCTCGAAGACGCCGCGAGCGCGTATGCGGCAATGGCCGAGGGACGAGCCCGCTACCGCGGTGTTCTCACCATTTGA